The genomic DNA ACCACCTCTGCCTGCGCATCGAGCCCTTCGACGAGGCCGCCATCCGCGCGCTGATGGCGCGGCACGGCGTGCCGGTGCATGGCGAGGTGCAGAACAACTTCGGCGCCGAGGGCAACGGGCCTTCGATCTACATCGCCGACCCCGACGGCAACGGCGTCGAGCTGAAAGGCCCGGCAGGCGGCAGCTTCTAGCCGGCGCGCCCGATGGTCGCCACGGCGAACACCGCCACGCCGAGCGCGAGGTTCACCGTCACCAGCAGGCGCACGGTGTTGAGCCGCGCGGCCGCCACCGGCCACGCGCTTTCTTCCACTGCGCGGCGCATCGCCCTGAACACCGAGGCGCGGATGTAGACGTAGATGCCGGCCATCAGGAGGGCGATGCCCATCATCGCCTCGATGCGCCAGTGCACCGCGCGAAAACCGCCCGCGAACAGGATCATCGCCACGCCGGTCGCGATCAGCAGCGTGACGGCCGCGTCCACGCCCACGAAGAAGCGCCGCAGCGCCGCCGCCATCGTGCGCAGGCGCAGCGGCGGTTCCAGCGTGGCGACGGCGGCGGGGCGCACCGCGAAGTGCAGGGTGGCCATGCCACCGACCCAGAAGGCGGCGGCAAGGAGATGGATGAAGAGCAGGATGGCATAGGACATGGGGGCCGATCAGAACACCGAAAGGTGCGCCCGCGCAATGTCCGCCCCGTTGCGTTAAAAACCCATGCTTCGCACGCAAGAAAGAAAGATGAGGCTTCCATGACCCGCACCGTCGCCCAGAAACGCGCCGAGTTCCGCGCGCTCCATCAGCAGGGATGCTTCGCCATTCCGAATCCCTGGGACAAGGGCAGCGCGCGCTACCTGCAGGGCCTGGGCTTCAAGGCGCTGGCCACCACGAGTTCGGGCCATGCGTGGTCGCAAGGCCTGGCCGACGGAGGGCAATCGCGCGACACCATGCTGGCCCACCTGCGCGACATCGTCAGTGCCACCGACCTGCCCGTGAATGCGGACTTCGAGAACGGCTTTGCGGCCGATGCCCGGGGCGTGGCCGAAAGCGTGCGCCTGGCCGTCGAGACCGGCGTGGCGGGCCTGTCGATCGAGGACTCGACCGGCGATGCGGCGAATCCGCTGTTCGAGATCGGCGTGGCGGTCGAGCGGCTGCGCGCGGCCCGCGGCGCCATCGATGCGGCGGGCGGCGACACGCTGCTGGTGGGCCGTGCGGAGAACTTCTTCGCCGGCCGCCCCGACCTCGACGACGCCATCGCCCGCCTCAAGGCCTACGCCGAAGCCGGCGCTGACTGCCTCTACGCACCGGGCATCCGCACGCGCGAGCAGATCGCCGCGGTGGTGGCCGCGGTGGCGCCCAAGCCGGTCAACCTGCTGATCGGCTGGCCCAGCGAGCTCAGCATGCAGGACATTGCCGCGCTCGGCGTGCGGCGCGTCAGCGTGGGCGGCGCGCTCGCCCGCGCGGCCTGGGGCGGCTTCGACCGCGCCGCGCGGGCGCTGGCCGAGAAGGGGCGTTTCGACGGCTTCGAAGGCGCGGCCTCGGGGGCCGATCTCAATGGCTTCTTCGGCCGGTTCTCCGAATAGCGCGCGTGCCGGCGCCATGGACGTGCTGCTCGCGGAAATCCGCAGCTGCACCGCCTGCGCCGCACAGCTGCCGCTGGGCCCGAGGCCCGTGGTGCAGGCCAGCGCCAGCGCGCGCCTCTTGATCGTCGGCCAGGCGCCGAGCCTGACGGTGCATGCCACCGGCCTGCCATGGGATGACAAGAGCGGCGAGCAATTGCGCCGCTGGCTCGGCATCGACCGCGAGCTGTTCTACGACGCCGCGCGCATCGCGATCATGCCGATGGGTTACTGCTACCCGGGCCGCGGCAGCAGCGGCGACCTGCCGCCGCGCCGCGAGTGCGCCGAACTCTGGCATGCGCGCCTGCTCGCGCAGATGAGCCGGGTCGAGCTCACGCTCTTGATCGGCCAGTACGCGCAGCGCCACTTCCTGGGCGCGGCGCGCAAGGCCGGCGTCACCGAAACCGTCGCGGCCTTTGCGGACTATGCGCCGCGCTTCATTCCGCTGCCGCATCCGTCGCCGCGCAACACCGGCTGGTTCAAGCACCACCCGTGGTTCGAGAGCGAGGTGCTGCCGGTGCTGCGCGAACGCGTGCGGCGGGCGCTCGCAAAGCCCTCCTAGGGTGCCGCGGCCACCGAGGTGCCTGCCCCATCGAAGGGCCGCGCGGCATACACCACGCGTCCGCCCACCACCGTCATCAGCGACACCGTCTTGCCGATGCGCTCCAGCGGCACCGAGAAGAAGTCCTGGTCGAGGATCGCGAAGTCCGCGAGCTTGCCCACTTCGAGCGTTCCGCGTTTGCCCTCGTCGAAGCTGAACCACGCGCTGCCCACCGTGTAGAGCCGCAGCGCCTGTTCGCGCGTGGGCGTCTCGTCGGCGCCGCGCATGGGCTTGCCGCTCACCGTCCTGCCGTCGAGCATCCATTGCAGCGCGACGAAGGGGTTGTACGAAGCCACGCGGTGCGCATCGGTGCCGGCACCCACATTCACGCCGGTGCGCAGCGCGCTGCCGATGGGCGGCATGCGGCGCGCCGCGTCGCCGCGCGTGGCGAGTGCGCGGTCGCCCTGGAAGTACATCGCGTCCTGCAGGGTCCAGCCGATGCCGAGCGCCTTCATGCGCGCGAGCGTTTCGGGCGAGGCGTCGTCCAGGTGCGCGATCGACCAGCGCAGGTCCTTGATCGGCACTTCGGCGTTGAGCTTCTCGTAGAGCCCGAGCAGGTGCTCGACCGAGCCGTTCTCCTGCCAGTGGATGGTGACCGCGAGCCTGCGCATCGCCGCCCACTTGATGAGCTCGTAGAACTTCTCCTTCGCGGCCGCGTCGGGAAAATTGTTGTTGTACATCGCGAGCGTCACGCGTTCGCCGAGGCCGTTGAACTTGAGCATCTCGTCGCCGAAGCCCATCGGCAGCATCTGCGTGAGATCGCGGAACTCCTGCAGTTCGGCGCCGGGCTTCTGCGCGAACACGCTGTAGGCCACGCGCAGCGTCAGCGCCTTCTCGCGCCACAGCTCGAACAGCGCCGCATACTGCGAAGGCGCGATGCTGAAGCCGCCCGGATCCACCAGGCCGGTGATGCCCAGGCGGTTCAGCTCGCGGAAGAAGGCGCGCGTGCCGGCCAGGTTGTCCTCGTAGGTCGGCTTGGGCAGCTTGTCGAACAGGGCCGAGATGCCGACGATGTCGCCCGTCATCCAGCCCGGTGCCCCGTCCGCCGCGGGCTTCATGCCGGCCGGCAGCGTGCCCGCCGGAACGCCGAGCGCTTCGAGCGCCTTGGGCGTCATCACCACCGCTTCATAGAACAGCTGCACGTACACCGGATGGTTGGGCGCGGCCTCCTGCAGTTCGGCCATGGTGGGGCGGCGGCGCTCGGCGAACTGCTGCTCGGTCCAGCCCCCGGCCACGATCAGCCAGCCGCCGGGCCGCGCACGCGCGGCCGCGGCGCGGATGCGGTCCATGGCTTCGCCGATGCTGCCGGCGCCGATCCAGTTGACCTCGGTCGAGTAGCTCAGCGCCGCGCGCACCGCATGCATGTGCGAGTCGATGAGGCCCGGGATCACGGTGCGTCCGCCCGCATCCACCGTGCGCGTGATCGGGCCCGAGAGCGCGCGCATCTGCGCGGCATTGCCGAGGGCCACGATGCGGCCGTCGCGCACGGCCAGCGCCTGTGCGGTGGTGGAGGCCGCGTCGAGCGTGGCGATCTTCGCATTGGTGACGACCAGGTCGGCCGGCTGGGCCTGTGCGGCGAGCGGCAGCAGCAATGCGGCGGTTGTGGCCGCCGTGAGCAGTGTGCGCAGCATGGTCAATCCACCTTGATGCTCGCGGCCTTGACCACCTGCTGCGCCTTGGCCGTTTCATCGGCAATGAACTTGTTGAACTGCGCCGGCGGCATCGTGAAGGGCTCGGCGCCGAGCTTGTCGAGGCGTTCCTTGAGTTCGGGCGAGGCCATGATCTTCGCGACCTCGGCCTGCAGGCGGTCCACCACCGGCTGCGGCGTCTTCGCGGGTGCGAACAGCCCGACCCAGAACAGATACTCGGAACCCGGCACGCCGGCTTCCACCGTGGTGGGCGCATCGGGCAGCGCGGGCGAGCGCTTCGCGGTGCCCACGGCCAGCGCCTGCAGCTTGCCGCTCTTGATGAGCGGCAGGGCCGACACCATCGGCGCGAAGAACCAGTCGACGCGCCCGGCCATCACCTCGGTCATGGCCTCGGGCGTGCCGCGGAAGGGCACGTGCTGCGCATCGAGCCCGGCCGCCAGGCGGAACACCTCGGCGTTCATGTGCGTGGCCGAGCCGTTGCCCGCCGAGCCGTAGTTGAAGCCGCCCGGCCTGGCCTTGGCCTTCGCGACCAGGTCCTGCACGTTCGCGAAGTGCGAAGGCCCGGTCACCAGCACGTTGGGCAGGCTCGCCATCGGCGTGATGCCGGTGAAGTCCTTGAGGGTGTCGTAGGACAGGCCCTTGTAGATCCACGGGTTCACGAGATGCCCGGCCGAATGCACCAGCAGCGTGTAGCCATCGGCCGGCGCCTTGGCCGCGATGGCTGCGCCCAGCGTGCCGCCGGCGCCGGGCTTGTTGTCCACCACCACGCTGGTGCCCAGTGCGGGCCCGAGCTTCTCGGCCACGAGCCGCGCGACGATGTCGGTACCGCTGCCTGCGGTGAACGGCACCACGAGCTTGATCGGCTGCGCGCCGGGCCATGCGCCTTGCGCGTGTGCGCCGGTGCCGCCGAGCGTGCAGGCCGCGAATGCCGCGGCCATCGTGAGCGCCTGCCGGCGGCTCCAGGTGTGGAATGTCTTCTTCATGCGTCTTGTCTCCGTTGATTTAATTGGGTGAGCGATGAATGACTGAAGAGGGCCTAGGCGGCCGGCGGTGCGTTCGGCATCACCAGCGCCACCAGCACCGGCCGATTGCTGCGGTTCTCGAGCTGGCGCTTCTCGCCGGGCGCGAAGCGGCAGCTGTCGTAGGGGCCGAGCACTTCTTCCTGGTGCGTGCCATCGAGTTCGCCGACCACATGGAGCTGGCCTTCGAGCACGAGGTAGAGCTTTTCCATCGGCGAGCCGTCGAGCCCGGTGCGGCCGCCGGGCAGGATCTGGCTCATGCCCATCCACATCTGCGTCGAGGGCCCGGCCTCCTTGCCCTGCAGGCGCAGGCAGCGCATGTCGAAATGATTGGGCGCCTCGTAGTGCGGCGCTTCGCTGAAACGGGTCACGTGCATGGCGGTGTTCCTGGGTTGCTGTTCATCGTCAGGGGCGCAGCACGACACGATCGGTGCTGCCCGAGAGCACGAGCCGGTAGGCGTCCATCGCTTCGTCGAGCATGAAGTGCCGCGCCACGGGAAAGGGCTTGAGCGTGCCGCGCTCGAAGCCTTCGCGCATCGCGTCGAGCTGGGCGGTGGAGGCCACGCAGTCCATCGCGAGCGAGTCGATGCCCACGAAGGTGTGCATGCCGCGGTAGAACGCGAAGATGTCGAAGGGCACGGCGCGCTCGTGCGTGGCGATGAAGATCTGCGTCGCGCCCTTGGCCATGGCCTTGTTGGCGGCCTCGAAGTAGGCGCTGCCGACGGTGTTGTAGACGATGTTCGCGCCGCGCCCGCCGGTGAGCTCGCGCACCTGCGCGCCCACGTCGGCATGGTGGCGCGCGTCGATCACGTCGACCGGCCCGCATGCGAAACCCTCGAACGGTCCGGCGCGGCGCTGCACCGCGATCACGCGCGCACCGGCCTGCGAGGCCAGCTGCACCGCCGCCTGCCCGACCTTGCCGTTGGCGCCGAGCACCAGCACGGTCTGCCCGGCCTGCGGCATGCCGCTGCGCCTGAAGCCTTCGTAGGCGGTGACAAAGGGCACGCCCACGGCGCCGGCCTCGTCCATCGAGATGCCCTGGGGCTTGGCACGCAGCGCGGCTTCGGGCAGCACGAGATAGCGCGCATGCGAGCCGTCGCGCGTGATGCCGATGTCGCCGCCCGAGCCATAGACCTCGCGGCCGATCCATTCGGCCGGACCGCTGACCACGGTGCCCGCGAAGTCGCGGCCCGGGGTGCGCGGCCACACGGCTTGCGGCATGAGGCCCAGCGCGGCCTTGACGTCGCTGGGGTTGACCGCGGCAGCGGCGACTTGCACCACGGCGTGGCCGGGGGGGGCTGTGGGTTCCGGCTGCGGCGCGGCCTGGATCTGCAGCGCGTCGAGGTTGGCGGCCTTTTCGTTCACGCGCAGTGCGCGGGAGGTGGTGTGCATTGCGGCGATGCTCATGGGTGCGTGTGTTGTTTGGATGTGCTGTTGTTCAGGGCGCGGTTGTTCGGGGCGCGTGCACAGGCCACCGGGTACTCCCCTCCGCGAATGTCCCCCGGCCTTCGGCCTCCTCCTTGATTTCGCTGCGGGGAGCACCCGATGCCCTGTGCACGATGGGCGCGGCTGTGGTGCTGGTTGATCAACGACCGCTCTGCATAACGCTTCCGCCGATGGGGTGCCTTGCGCAGCGAAATCAAGGGGGAGGCCGAAGGCCGGAGGACATTCGCGGAGCAAGGTACCCCGTCGGTGGGAGCGCGCCCTGAATGCCCCACAACGCTCTGAGTAGAACGAGGCCGCAAGTTAGCTCCCGGCACCAGGCAAACCCAGCATGGCGCGTGCCTCGCGCGGGTTGGCAACCTCGCCGCCCAGGCTCAGCAGGATGTCGCGCGCCTTCGCCACCAGCTGCGCATTGCTCTCGGCCAGCACGCCCTTCTCGAGGTAGATGTTGTCTTCCATGCCCACGCGCACATGGCCACCCAGCAGCCAGGCCTGCGCGACGATCGGGAACTCCATGCGGCCGATGCCGAAGGCGCTCCAGAACGCGCCGCGCGGCAGCATGTTGCGGGCATACAGCAGCGTCTCGGGCGTGGGCGCGAAGCCGTACTTCACGCCGAGGACGAAGGTCCACATCGCGGGGCCGTCGAGCGTGCCGTCGGCAATCAGGTCGAGCGCGAGATTGATGTCGCCGGAATCGAAGATCTCCAGCTCGGGCTTCACGCCCGCCTCGCGAATCACCCTGGCCATGCGGCGCACGTTCCTCGGTGTGTTCATCACCACATCGGGGCCCGAGTTCATGGTGTTGAGATCGAGCGAGCACACGTCGGGCTTGATGAGCGCGATGTGCTCCACGCGCTTCTCGGGCGGCAGCAGCGTGGTGCCGGGCGCGGCGATCTTCGGATCGTCCTCGCTCGGAATGAAGCGCCCGCCCGGGCCGGTCGTGAGGTTGACGACCAGCTCGCGGTTGCCGCGCCGGATGCGCTCGACCACCTCGCGGTAGAGCTCGATCTCCATCGACGGCTTGCCGGTCTCGGGGTGGCGCACGTGGATGTGCACCTGCGCCGCGCCGGCCTCCGCGGCGGCCAGGCATTCGTCGGCGATCTGCACCGGCGTGATCGGCAGGTGCGGCGTCTGCTCGGGCTTCACGAGGTTGCCCGTGACGGCGCAGGTGATGAGCGTCTTGGCGGTGCTCACAGGTGGCGCCCTCCATCGACCACGATGCGCGTGCCGGTGACGAAGCGCATCGTCGTCGCGAGCGCTTCCACTGTGGCCGCCACGTCGTCGGGCTTGCCGATGCGCCCGAGCGGCGTGGTGCTCGCCATCTTGCTCGCGAATTCCGCGCCGCGGCCCGGCACGAAGCCCGACTCGACCGCGCCCGGCGAGATGGACACCACGCGCACCGCCGGCGCCAGCGCCTTGGCCAGCGCATCGCCCACTACGTCGAGCCCGGCCTTGGCCGCCACGTACGCAAGGTTGCTGCCCACGCCCGTGAAGCCCGCGATCGACGAGATGTTGGCAATGAGCCCGTCGCCGCTGTCCTTCAGCATCGGTGCGAAGGCGCGGATGGTCGCGAACACGCCGCGGAAGTTGGCGCGCAGCAGCTCGTCGATGAGTTCGTCGGTCAAGGCGTCGAGGTCGCCCGCCGGAACGGGCTGCGTGTGGCCCGCGCTGTTGACCAGGATGTCGCAGCGCCCGTGCGCGGCCTTCACTTCGGCGGCCGCGGCCTGCAGGCTCGGCGTGTCGACGATGTCGGCGCGGATCGCCATGTGGCGCTGTCCGTGGGCGGAGGGCAGGGCAGCCGCGCGTGCGGCCGCATCGTCGCCCTTGCGGTGCAGCAGCACGCAGGTGGCGCCCAGCGTTGCAAGGCGCACCGCCGTCGCATAACCGATGGCGCCAAGGCCGCCGGTGATGACGGCAACCTTGCCGTCGAGTCGGGAAACAGGATCGAAGCTCATGGGATGGAAGCCTGGGTTCAGGGGATGGGAGGACGCGGGAACTTCATCTCGCCCGGTTCGAGCTGGAAGTCGTACTGCAGCGTGGCGCTCTGGCCATCGGGCGCCAGTGCGAAGCAGCCGATCAGCCGCCGCGTCACGCCGAAGGTCGGGTCGCTCTCCAGGTTCTGGTCGTCATCGGCGAACACCTGCGTGACCAGCACCTTGTGGCCTGGCTTGCTCACCATGAAGTGCAGGTGCGCGGGCCGGTTGGGGTGGCGCTGCTGTGCGCGTAGCAGCACGCCGCAAGGCCCGTCGGTGGGCACCGGATAGCCGGCCGGCCGCACGCTGCGGAAGTGGAAGCGCCCTTGCGCGTCGGTCGTGAAGCGGCCGCGCAGGTTCATGTCTTCCTGCGCCGGGTCCTGGTTTTCGTAGAGGCCGATCGGCGAGGCCTGCCACACGTCGACCGTGGCGCCCGCGATCGGTTCGCCCTGCGCGTCGCGCACCGTGCCCGCCACCACGAGCGGAAGACCCGGCGTGCCCGAGCGCGCAATGCTGTCGCCGAGCGCGCAGGCCGGCGAGTTCGCGCGCCAGAACGGGCCGAGCAGCGCGGCCGGCGATTCGCCGTGCGGGTCCTGGTTGTTCTGCAGCGCCACCACGGTGGAGATACCGAGGATGTCGGCCGCCAGCACCACCTCGTTCTTCTTCTCGCCCGTGGCCTGGCCGATGGCGACGATGAATTCGAGCGCCTGCTCGAACTCTTCCTCGGTCAGCTTCACCTCCTGGACGAAGTCATGCAGGTGGCGCGTGAGCGCATTCATCACGGTGCGAAGGCGCGGATCGGGCGTGCGCTCCATGGCCTGGAGCGCGAAGCCCAGTACCGAGTCGGGGGAGGTGGCGATGTTCATGGGATGTCTCGTCGGGATGTTTGTGCAATCGTTTGCACGATCTTAGTCCAAACCGGCAGAAAGTAAAATGACCCTGTCGGCCAATATGGGAATGCGCGCAGGCGTTCCGAACGCGCAGCCCCGGCGACAATCGTTTGCACCAATCAGCCCATGAGCATCAGCCCACCTTCTTCCCCTGTGACCATCCGCGACGTTGCCCGCGCGGCCGGCGTGCATGTGTCGACCGTCTCGCGCGCGCTCAGCCCCGAGAAGCGCTCGCTGATCAGCGACGAAGTGCTGCGCGTGGTGGAAGAGGCCGCGCAGCGCCTGGGCTACCGGCCCAACCGCGCGGCCTCGGCGCTGCGCACGGGCCGCACCCACACCATCGGCGTGCTGGTGCCCGACATCACGAACGCGGTGTTCCCGCCCATCCTGCAGGGCATCGAGGCCAGCGCTGCGGCGCGCGGCTACTTCGTGTTCGTCACCAACGTGGCCGACCCTGCGCTCGCGCGGCCGGTGCTCGAGCGCATGCTCGCGCAGCGCGTCGACGGCGTGATCCTGGCCACCGCCACGCGCGACGATCCGCTGGTCGACTTCGTTTCCAAGGCCGGCATGACCGCGGTGCTGGTCAACCGCGCCGACGAGACCGGCCGCCTGCCGGCCGTGGTGAGCGACGACCGG from Variovorax sp. V93 includes the following:
- a CDS encoding oxaloacetate decarboxylase encodes the protein MTRTVAQKRAEFRALHQQGCFAIPNPWDKGSARYLQGLGFKALATTSSGHAWSQGLADGGQSRDTMLAHLRDIVSATDLPVNADFENGFAADARGVAESVRLAVETGVAGLSIEDSTGDAANPLFEIGVAVERLRAARGAIDAAGGDTLLVGRAENFFAGRPDLDDAIARLKAYAEAGADCLYAPGIRTREQIAAVVAAVAPKPVNLLIGWPSELSMQDIAALGVRRVSVGGALARAAWGGFDRAARALAEKGRFDGFEGAASGADLNGFFGRFSE
- a CDS encoding uracil-DNA glycosylase family protein — encoded protein: MDVLLAEIRSCTACAAQLPLGPRPVVQASASARLLIVGQAPSLTVHATGLPWDDKSGEQLRRWLGIDRELFYDAARIAIMPMGYCYPGRGSSGDLPPRRECAELWHARLLAQMSRVELTLLIGQYAQRHFLGAARKAGVTETVAAFADYAPRFIPLPHPSPRNTGWFKHHPWFESEVLPVLRERVRRALAKPS
- a CDS encoding amidohydrolase, with translation MLRTLLTAATTAALLLPLAAQAQPADLVVTNAKIATLDAASTTAQALAVRDGRIVALGNAAQMRALSGPITRTVDAGGRTVIPGLIDSHMHAVRAALSYSTEVNWIGAGSIGEAMDRIRAAAARARPGGWLIVAGGWTEQQFAERRRPTMAELQEAAPNHPVYVQLFYEAVVMTPKALEALGVPAGTLPAGMKPAADGAPGWMTGDIVGISALFDKLPKPTYEDNLAGTRAFFRELNRLGITGLVDPGGFSIAPSQYAALFELWREKALTLRVAYSVFAQKPGAELQEFRDLTQMLPMGFGDEMLKFNGLGERVTLAMYNNNFPDAAAKEKFYELIKWAAMRRLAVTIHWQENGSVEHLLGLYEKLNAEVPIKDLRWSIAHLDDASPETLARMKALGIGWTLQDAMYFQGDRALATRGDAARRMPPIGSALRTGVNVGAGTDAHRVASYNPFVALQWMLDGRTVSGKPMRGADETPTREQALRLYTVGSAWFSFDEGKRGTLEVGKLADFAILDQDFFSVPLERIGKTVSLMTVVGGRVVYAARPFDGAGTSVAAAP
- a CDS encoding tripartite tricarboxylate transporter substrate binding protein, which translates into the protein MKKTFHTWSRRQALTMAAAFAACTLGGTGAHAQGAWPGAQPIKLVVPFTAGSGTDIVARLVAEKLGPALGTSVVVDNKPGAGGTLGAAIAAKAPADGYTLLVHSAGHLVNPWIYKGLSYDTLKDFTGITPMASLPNVLVTGPSHFANVQDLVAKAKARPGGFNYGSAGNGSATHMNAEVFRLAAGLDAQHVPFRGTPEAMTEVMAGRVDWFFAPMVSALPLIKSGKLQALAVGTAKRSPALPDAPTTVEAGVPGSEYLFWVGLFAPAKTPQPVVDRLQAEVAKIMASPELKERLDKLGAEPFTMPPAQFNKFIADETAKAQQVVKAASIKVD
- a CDS encoding cupin domain-containing protein: MHVTRFSEAPHYEAPNHFDMRCLRLQGKEAGPSTQMWMGMSQILPGGRTGLDGSPMEKLYLVLEGQLHVVGELDGTHQEEVLGPYDSCRFAPGEKRQLENRSNRPVLVALVMPNAPPAA
- a CDS encoding zinc-binding alcohol dehydrogenase family protein — encoded protein: MSIAAMHTTSRALRVNEKAANLDALQIQAAPQPEPTAPPGHAVVQVAAAAVNPSDVKAALGLMPQAVWPRTPGRDFAGTVVSGPAEWIGREVYGSGGDIGITRDGSHARYLVLPEAALRAKPQGISMDEAGAVGVPFVTAYEGFRRSGMPQAGQTVLVLGANGKVGQAAVQLASQAGARVIAVQRRAGPFEGFACGPVDVIDARHHADVGAQVRELTGGRGANIVYNTVGSAYFEAANKAMAKGATQIFIATHERAVPFDIFAFYRGMHTFVGIDSLAMDCVASTAQLDAMREGFERGTLKPFPVARHFMLDEAMDAYRLVLSGSTDRVVLRP
- a CDS encoding 3-keto-5-aminohexanoate cleavage protein — translated: MSTAKTLITCAVTGNLVKPEQTPHLPITPVQIADECLAAAEAGAAQVHIHVRHPETGKPSMEIELYREVVERIRRGNRELVVNLTTGPGGRFIPSEDDPKIAAPGTTLLPPEKRVEHIALIKPDVCSLDLNTMNSGPDVVMNTPRNVRRMARVIREAGVKPELEIFDSGDINLALDLIADGTLDGPAMWTFVLGVKYGFAPTPETLLYARNMLPRGAFWSAFGIGRMEFPIVAQAWLLGGHVRVGMEDNIYLEKGVLAESNAQLVAKARDILLSLGGEVANPREARAMLGLPGAGS
- a CDS encoding SDR family NAD(P)-dependent oxidoreductase codes for the protein MSFDPVSRLDGKVAVITGGLGAIGYATAVRLATLGATCVLLHRKGDDAAARAAALPSAHGQRHMAIRADIVDTPSLQAAAAEVKAAHGRCDILVNSAGHTQPVPAGDLDALTDELIDELLRANFRGVFATIRAFAPMLKDSGDGLIANISSIAGFTGVGSNLAYVAAKAGLDVVGDALAKALAPAVRVVSISPGAVESGFVPGRGAEFASKMASTTPLGRIGKPDDVAATVEALATTMRFVTGTRIVVDGGRHL
- a CDS encoding dioxygenase translates to MNIATSPDSVLGFALQAMERTPDPRLRTVMNALTRHLHDFVQEVKLTEEEFEQALEFIVAIGQATGEKKNEVVLAADILGISTVVALQNNQDPHGESPAALLGPFWRANSPACALGDSIARSGTPGLPLVVAGTVRDAQGEPIAGATVDVWQASPIGLYENQDPAQEDMNLRGRFTTDAQGRFHFRSVRPAGYPVPTDGPCGVLLRAQQRHPNRPAHLHFMVSKPGHKVLVTQVFADDDQNLESDPTFGVTRRLIGCFALAPDGQSATLQYDFQLEPGEMKFPRPPIP